ATCCCCAGCTCACGGCTGCcgacctcctcctcctccacctcacCACCGCCGACCTCcttgtcctcctcttccttgccttCAAGTTGGTTGAGGTGGCTGCCAACATGTTGTGGCCCTTCCCCAAAgcgctctgccccatagcaaacTTCTGCTTCTACTCCAGCATCtacctcagcactctctttatggCTGCCCTCAGTGTGGAGCGCTACTTTGGGGTCGTGTTCCCACACCGCTACAACCGGCGCCGGAGGTTATGGCGGACGATGGCCGCCAGCGCCGTCCTTTGGGTGGTGGCATTGTCCCATTGTTCCATCGTCTTTGTGGCAGAACATCACAGAGAGTTTGGGGTCAGTGGGTCTGAGGCTGATGGGGAACGTGGTTTTGGGCTGTATCAGATCAAGACCTGGGCATCTGGAATGGACAATTCCACTCA
The DNA window shown above is from Meleagris gallopavo isolate NT-WF06-2002-E0010 breed Aviagen turkey brand Nicholas breeding stock unplaced genomic scaffold, Turkey_5.1 ChrUn_random_7180001856583, whole genome shotgun sequence and carries:
- the LOC109364425 gene encoding free fatty acid receptor 3-like, with amino-acid sequence AADLLLLHLTTADLLVLLFLAFKLVEVAANMLWPFPKALCPIANFCFYSSIYLSTLFMAALSVERYFGVVFPHRYNRRRRLWRTMAASAVLWVVALSHCSIVFVAEHHREFGVSGSEADGERGFGLYQIKTWASGMDNSTHVDPIGLKMDNSH